A DNA window from Canis lupus familiaris isolate Mischka breed German Shepherd chromosome 10, alternate assembly UU_Cfam_GSD_1.0, whole genome shotgun sequence contains the following coding sequences:
- the TCP11L2 gene encoding T-complex protein 11-like protein 2 isoform X1 has product MPFNGEKQCVGEDQPSDSDSSRFSESMASLSDYECSRQSFTSDSSSKSSSPASTSPPRVVTFDEVMAAARNLSNMTLAHEIAVNENFQLKQDALPENSLASRVKHIVHRAFWDVLESELNAEPPEYEHAIKLFEEIREILLSFLTPGGNRLRNQICEVLDTDLIRQQAEHSAVDIQGLANYVISTMGKLCAPVRDDDIRELKATSNIVEVLRQIFHVLDLMKMDMVNFTIRSLRPHLQRQLVDYERTKFQEILEETPSALDQTTEWIKESVNEELLSLSETALTPGAENSSKPSLSPTLVLNNSYLKLLQWDYLKKELPETLMTDGARLQELTEKLNQLKIIACLSLITNNMVGALTEGLPELANRLKRISAVLLEGMNKETFNLKEVLNSIGVQTCVEVNKALVERGLSTLNAEVQANLIGQFSSMEEEDNPIWSLIDKRIQLYMKSLLCLPSPQKCMPPMPGGLAVIQQELEELGSQFANIVNLNKQVYGPFYANILRKLLFGEEAVGKADASSSD; this is encoded by the exons caacAAGCCCTCCCAGGGTCGTAACATTTGACGAAGTGATGGCTGCAGCAAGGAACTTATCAAACATGACACTTGCTCATGAAATTGCTGTAAATGAGAATTTTCAATTGAAACAAGATGCCCTCCCTGAGAACAG CTTAGCCAGTCGAGTAAAACACATTGTCCACCGGGCTTTCTGGGACGTCCTGGAGTCAGAACTGAATGCTGAGCCTCCTGAGTATGAACATGCCATCAAACTGtttgaagaaatcagagag attctcctctcttttctgaCTCCTGGTGGCAACCGACTTCGCAACCAGATCTGTGAAGTTTTGGACACAGACCTCATTAGGCAGCAGGCTGAGCACAGTGCTGTCGACATCCAGGGCCTGGCCAACTATGTCATCAGTACGATGGGAAAGCTGTGTGCTCCCGTTCGAGATGACGATATCAGAGAGCTAAAGGCGACCAGCAACATTGTGGAGGTGCTGAG aCAAATATTTCATGTCCTGGACCTCATGAAAATGGACATGGTCAATTTTACAATTAGGAGTCTTAGACCACATCTTCAACGCCAGCTGGTGGATTACGAGAGAACCAAGTTCcaagaaattttagaagaaactCCAA GTGCTCTTGATCAAACtacagaatggataaaagaatCTGTCAATGAAGAactactttctctctctgagaCTGCTTTAACTCCTGGGGCTGAAAACAGCTCTAAACCAAGCCTGAGCCCTACGCTGGTGCTAAATAACAGTTATTTAAAACTGTTACAGTGGGATTATCTGAAAAAGGAATTACCAGAG ACACTCATGACAGATGGAGCACGTCTTCAGGAACTGACAGAAAAGCTGAATCAATTGAAAATTATTGCCTGCCTGTCCCTAATTACCAACAACATGGTGGGTGCTCTTACAGAAGGCCTCCCTGAGCTTGCAAACAGGTTAAAAAGGATTTCAGCTGTTCTACTTGAAGGCATGAACAAAGA gACCTTTAACTTGAAGGAAGTCCTGAATTCCATTGGTGTTCAGACTTGTGTTGAGGTTAACAAAGCCCTGGTGGAGAGAGGTTTATCCACTTTAAATGCTGAGGTCCAAGCTAATCTTATAGGTCAATTTTCAAGCATGGAAGAGGAGGACAATCCTATCTGGTCCTTGATTG ataaACGAATCCAACTATACATGAAAAGCCTACTTTGTCTTCCAAGTCCTCAAAAATGCATGCCTCCCATGCCAGGAGGCCTTGCTGTCATTCAACAGGAGTTGGAAGAGCTAGGCTCTCAATTTGCAAACATTGTGAATCTCAACAAACAAGTGTATGGACCATTTTATGCAAATATACTTCGAAAGCTGCTCTTCGGCGAGGAAGCCGTgggaaaggcagatgcttcatctTCTGACTAA